A genomic stretch from Porphyromonadaceae bacterium W3.11 includes:
- a CDS encoding ABC transporter permease has translation MIKKYFKQAWWLLKENKLYSTIYIIGTALAICMVMAISVFIHIKCGNIEPEVNRSRSLYTQGVTIISKDGADKGTSSAFSSLQTVREIFYPLQSAEVVTAYLVPFGEDYTVSRVGDTKKRPLVIKFTDANYWKAFRFDFIEGVPYDDAVFSAGDKKIVIDEMTSRRLFNGASAIGESLILNGELYKVTGVVRNRSYLLNDTFANAWVPYTTNGKYEDPFDREGILGFYNVIVVAPSAAHFAEVRKEVEDNLRRYEEGLSYNIDLKGQPDDAFTTAFRIGNYALNINKVKWTFAIMLLIFALVPLLNLSGLNSSRMEKRASEFGVRKAFGGTRGQLTVQLITENLLLTVLGGLLGFIISYFLLQYISTTLVSPLIMVSSSDVYSTFSDNAGITSGMMLNLEVFLVALVAVFVINMLSTLIPSYRYAKRNIVDSLSEHKH, from the coding sequence ATGATTAAGAAGTATTTCAAGCAAGCGTGGTGGTTGCTGAAGGAGAATAAGCTCTATAGCACCATCTATATCATAGGTACAGCATTAGCTATCTGTATGGTGATGGCTATATCCGTATTTATCCACATAAAGTGTGGAAATATAGAACCAGAAGTCAATCGCTCTAGATCACTATATACACAGGGTGTAACTATTATTTCGAAAGACGGAGCTGATAAGGGGACTTCATCAGCATTCTCTTCACTTCAGACTGTTAGAGAGATTTTTTATCCATTGCAGTCAGCTGAGGTGGTTACGGCTTATCTTGTCCCTTTTGGAGAAGATTATACTGTTTCGAGGGTAGGCGATACAAAGAAAAGACCCTTGGTCATAAAGTTTACTGATGCAAACTATTGGAAGGCTTTTCGCTTTGATTTTATCGAAGGTGTCCCTTATGATGATGCCGTTTTTTCTGCTGGAGACAAGAAGATTGTAATTGATGAAATGACTAGTCGTAGGCTTTTCAATGGTGCTTCAGCTATTGGTGAGTCACTTATACTTAATGGTGAGCTATACAAGGTGACAGGGGTTGTTAGAAATAGATCCTACCTATTGAATGATACTTTTGCTAATGCATGGGTACCATATACGACGAATGGAAAATATGAGGATCCTTTTGACCGAGAGGGTATATTGGGTTTTTATAATGTCATTGTAGTAGCACCATCTGCTGCTCATTTTGCTGAAGTACGCAAGGAGGTGGAGGATAATCTTCGGAGGTATGAAGAAGGGCTGTCCTATAATATTGACTTAAAAGGTCAGCCAGATGACGCATTTACTACTGCTTTTCGTATAGGTAATTATGCTTTAAATATAAATAAGGTTAAATGGACATTTGCCATAATGCTGTTGATATTTGCATTAGTGCCACTATTAAATCTTTCTGGACTAAATAGTAGTCGTATGGAGAAGAGGGCATCTGAGTTTGGAGTACGTAAGGCCTTTGGCGGAACACGAGGACAGCTAACGGTGCAGTTGATTACTGAGAACTTACTATTGACAGTATTAGGAGGGTTACTCGGTTTTATAATATCATATTTTTTACTTCAGTATATCTCTACAACGTTGGTCTCTCCTCTCATTATGGTGAGTAGCTCAGATGTATATAGTACGTTTAGCGACAATGCAGGGATTACATCTGGAATGATGCTGAATCTTGAGGTGTTCTTAGTCGCATTGGTTGCGGTTTTCGTTATCAATATGCTCTCTACCTTAATCCCATCGTACAGATACGCTAAGAGAAATATAGTGGATTCACTTTCAGAACATAAACATTAA